The DNA window TCGGGACCAGGCGTGATCTCGTCGTGTGCTGCGCTTCCCCGCCGCCGAGCAGTCTCGAACCCGTCCCCGACCTCGACGCCCTTGATGGCCTGAATTCCCATGAGGGCAGCGGCAAGTCGCGAATCGAGACGACGCTCGCCACTGACGAACGAGCCCAGTCCGACCGGCAGACCGTGCACGACAACTTCCACGATCCCGCCGAGAGTGTCGCCGTCGCGCTTGGCCGACTCGATCTCGGCGATCATCGACTCTTCGGCCGCCTTGTCGAACGCGCGCACGGGGCTCGCATCGATGACGTCGAGATCTTCGCCAGACGGCGGCGGACCGACATACGGGTCGGACGCACCGATGGAGATCACGTGAGACACGACATCGACACCGAAGGCTTGCTTCAGGAACCGGCGCGCCACGGTACCGATCGCGACGCGCGCTGCGGTCTCACGCGCGCTTGCCCGCTCGAGCACCGGACGGGCGTCGTCGAAGCCGTACTTCAACATCCCCGAGTAGTCCGCGTGGCCCGGTCGCGGCCGCGTCAACGGGGAGTTGCGGGCGAGGTCCGCCAACACGCTCTCGTCGACGGGGTCGGACGACATGACCTGCTCCCACTTGGGCCATTCGGTATTGCCGACCTCGATGGCGATGGGCCCGCCCATCGTCAGTCCGTGTCGCACGCCGCCGATGATGGTGACCTTGTCCGCCTCGAACTTCATCCGCGCGCCTCGGCCGTAGCCGAGTCGTCGACGGGCGAGTTGGTTGGCAATGTCCTCGGAGGTCACCTCGACGCCCGCGATCATCCCTTCGAGGACGGACACGAGAGCAGGGCCGTGAGATTCTCCGGCAGTTATCCAGCGCAGCACGCGATCATCTTTTCATGTCGGGACGACAGCCGATGCCAGCAGGGTCGCCGCGCACATCGACGGTCCGTGGGGCACAGTTGCGTTGCCCCGTCCGGTTGCCATGAGGGCGATACCCGCGGCGCCCGTGAGCAGCGGTGCAATCAGGGCGGCAGCCACCCACGCGTCCGTACCTGCCAATGCTGCGACACCTCCCAACGTGAATGCGAGCTTCACATCGCCCGCACCGAACGCTGCAGGGAGACAGAGGTGTACTGCGAGATAACAGCAGGACAGCAGGACCGCGCCCGACAGCGCTGCCAAGGCAGCATCGATGGCGTAGGAGTAGGCGAGAAGGCTCACGGCTCCGATGCCGGTCAGCGCGTTCGGGAGACGACGCGATACGACGTCGATCCAGCTCAGCCACACGCACCACATCGAGAACAACACGACCGCCACGTTGCCGTCCGCCACCAGTGTCCACGCCATCCTCGTATGGTGAGGCACCGTCCGGTACTGCTACCGAAGGAAACAACGGTCAGGTATTGCCCTGTGGACAAGTCCCCGCCCTGTGGACAAAATCACCTAGTAGCGATTGCCGCTCGCATCCATTCCTTCGGCGCCGGGTACCCGGTGAATTGCTCCACCTGTCCGTACGCCTGGTTGAGGAGCATCGCGAGTCCGGAGACGACCTGGCCGCCGCGGGCGTGGACAGCGTCGGCCAGCGGTGTCGGCCACGGGTCGTAGATTGCGTCCAGGACGATCGGTGCGTGTCCAAGGGCGCTCGCACAGGGTGCCGCACCTGCCGCGGGCACTGTACTGACAAGCACGGACGATCGTGCAGCGACGTCCGCGAGCGAGGGGTCGTCCATCTGCAGGAATTCGGTGACGAGACCTACCGCTTCCGCGCATGCGAGCGTCTCTCGCGCCCGTTCGACGGACCGCGCAACGACGGTCACCGACGCCGCACCGAGACCCGCCAGTGCAATGAGCGCCGGCCGCGACGTTCCACCGGCACCGACAACGGTCACCGCACTGCCCGACAGGTCGAGAACTCCATTCTCGACGAGCGCTCCGCTGACGCCGTCGACATCGGTGCAGTCAGCCCGCCACCCACGCGTCGTCCGGACGAGGGTGTTCGCCGAACCCGCCAAAACCGCACGATCGGTACGTTCATCGGCGAACTCGAGGGCAGCAACCTTGTCCGGCATCGTGACCGACAGACCGATCCAGTCCGGACCGAGACCACCGACGAGGTGGGGAAGCTCTTGCGCCGTGCACTCGATGCGCTCGTAGGTCCACCCGGTAAGCCCGAGAGCTGCGTAGGCAGCGCGGTGTAGGAGCGGAGATTTCGAATGCTCTATCGGGCTCCCGAGTACTGCCGCATGCACCGGTCAGCGTCCGCTGTCGAGGAAACCGGCCTCGACCTTGCCGATGTTGGCCAGGTGCTCGTCGTAACTGCGGGTGAACAGCGTCTCGCCCGCCTGGTTGATGGTCACGAAGTACAACCAGTCCCCGTCTGCCGGAGCTTCTACGGCCTCGACTGCGGCAACGCTGGGCGAGGCGATGGGCGAGGCAGGGAGACCCTCCATCGCATAGGTATTCCACGGGGTCACCGTGGCGCGATCCGCGTCGGTAGTCGCGACTTCGGTGGTGTCGAGCGAGTAGTTGACCGTCGAGTCGAATTCGAGCTTCTGCGGTTCAGCGAGACGATTGACGATCACGCGAGCAACTTTGCTGAAGTCGGCAGGCAGCGACTCTCGTTCGACCAACGATGCTGCCACCAGCGTCTGATACGGGTCGAGTCCCGAATCCGCGCCGGCAGTCAGGATTCCGGTGTCCTCGTACGTCTGTGCGCTCTCCGACACCAGCTGTCTCAGGATGTCGCTTGCAGACGCGGACGGGTCGATGTCCCAGCTCCCTGCCGCGATCAACCCTTCCAGCTGTCGATCGCGATCTGGCACACCGCGAACGCGATCACTCGCCCAGTCCGGCACGCCGAGTGCGGAGGGGTCGTCCACTCCACCGGCCGCGTTGAACTCGTCGTACGAGATGCAGGTAGGCGTTCCGCTACCGGTGGTGTCGATGCAGCTTGCTTCCGACAGCAGGGTGTAGATGCCCTTCTTGACGGCGTCGGTGTTGACGTCGCGGGCGTCGTGCAACTGCCGTCCTTCGGAGATGACGACGCTTCCCACCCGCGCCGACGGGTCGACGAGGGTGTTGACCGCCTGCGAGGCAGGAATGTTGCTCGGCATCAGGTAGTAGCCAGGTTGCACCGACGCTATGTCGGCGTTCTGGACAGCTGCGCCCATGAACGCATCAGCGCTCGCCACCACGCCCTTCTCGACTGCTTCGGCACCGATCTGCTGAGCCGTATCACCTGGGTGCACGCGCACGACGACGGAGTCACCCGAGGAACCTGCCGCAAAATCATCCGGAGCCGCCGGGCCACCGGACAGCCTGTCGAACACGAAAAAACCTCCCCCGGCGACCACGAGAACGACGATCAGACCCAGGACAACGCCCAGAATGCGCCCGCGCCTCTTCCTACTGACGGCGGCGCGAGCGTGCCGCGTCGCTGCCCGGCTGCGTCCGACTTCTGCCGGCTCCGCACTATGGACTGCACGGTGGAACTCGCTGCCCTCACCGGTTCGGTATCCGATCGGATCGGTGTGCGCCTCGTCCTCGTACTGTCTGTTGTTCACTCGCCGACCTCCGGGATGTGACCCTGCTCTGCCAGGTTCTTCTGCGCAGCGAGGTGGGAGGACCGCTCGTCCAACCACCCTTGAAGGATGGCCACCGCTGCGGCTTGATCTATAACGCCTCGCTGTGACTTCGCGCGGACGCCGCTCTCACGCAGCGCTCGCGTCGCCGTCACCGTGGTCAGCCTCTCGTCAGCCATTCGGATCGGTATACCCGGCACCTGCTTGGCCAGAGCGCGAGCAAAGCCCGCAGCGGCGTCCACCGCCGAACCGCTCTCTCCCCGCAAGGTCCGGGGCAGTCCGACGACGATCTCGACAGCGTCGTATTCCTCGACTATGGACGCCACACGAAGCACGTCGGGAGACCTGGAACCCTTGGCTTTCGTCCGCGGGACCGTTTCCACCGGCGTCGCGAGGATTCCACCGGGGTCGGACGATGCAACACCGATCCGGACGCTTCCGACGTCGATACCGATCCTTCGGCCGGGTCCTGGATCATCGGCCCCTGGCCGATCCGGAGCACTGCTGACGGCGGGTCGGGGTGCGGAATCGTTCACGATCAGGTGGTTGCCACGTCGGCGATACGTGCCCGCACCGCGGTCATCGCCTCCGCGACCCCGTCCGGGTTCGAGCCTGATCCCTGCGCGGAGTCCCCCTTGCCGCCACCCCGGCCGCCGATCGCGGGACCGAAGCTTGCCACGAGTTCGCCAGCCTTCACACCCGCATCCTGCGCTGCAGTATTCGCGGACACGACGAACGGGACTTTGCCGTCGACAGATCCGAACAAGACGACGACTGCCGGGTCGTTCCCCATCCGGCCACGAAGGTCGGAGGCGAGTCCTCGCAGTTCGTTGCCGCCCACCCCGTCGGGCGCCGTGGCAATGACAGCGCGAACACTGCCGATTCGCTCGGCTCCCCCGAGAAGGTCACCGGCAGAAGCCGACACCGATGCCGCCTTGACTGCCTCCAACTCCTTCTCCGCTTGCCGCAGTTTCTCCACGAGAGTCTCGATGCGCGCCGGAACCTCGTCGGTCGGCACCTTCAACGACGAAGCGACACCGGCCAGCAAGGCCCTTTCCTTCGCCAGGTAGCGGTACGAATCGAGCCCGACGAATGCCTCGACACGCCGTATCCCCGACCCCACCGATGACTCACCCAGCAGAGTGACCGGACCGATCTGCGAGGAGTGTTGCACGTGCGTACCACCGCACAGCTCCATCGAGAACGGTCCGCCGATCTCGACGACGCGGACCTCGTCCCCGTAGTTTTCGCCGAATAGCGCCATCGCGCCCATCGCCTTCGCGCTGTCGAGATCGGTGACGGACGTATTGACTGCATAGTCGGCGCCGATGGCGTCGTTCGTCACTGCTTCGATGTCGTTTCGCTGCGTCTCGGACAATCCGCCCTGCCACGAGAAGTCGAACCGTAGGTAACCAGGCTTGTTCAGCGAGCCGGCTTGCGTTGCGTTGGGTCCGAGTACTTGCCGCAACGCGGCATGCACCATGTGAGTACCCGAGTGTCCTTGGGTCGCACCCTTGCGCCACGCCGGATCGACGTCGACCCGCACGATGTCGCCTTCGGTGACCTGTCCCGACTCGACGGTTACCTTGTGCGTCCAGACCTTCTTCGCGATCTTCTGGACGTCGTTCACCTTCACTGCCAGCCCCGGTGCAGTGATCGAGCCGATGTCGGCAATCTGTCCACCCGACTCCGCGTACAGCGGGCTCCGGTCAAGGATGACCTCCACGGACTCCCCCGCAGTTGCCGTCGGGACGCGAACCCCGCCGGAGATCAGCGCGAGAACGGTGGCCTCGGTGGACAGTTCCTCGAATCCGGTGAACTCGGTCGCACCGCGATCGACGAAGTCCTTGTACACCGACAGATCGGTGTGCGCGTGTTTGCGGGAGCGCGCATCGTCCTTCGCTCGCTGACGTTGCTCCGCCATCAGCGCGCGGAAACCGGCCTCGTCGACTGTCAGTCCCGCTTCCGATGCCATTTCGAGCGTCAGATCGATCGGAAAACCGTAGGTGTCGTGCAGCGCGAAAGCGTCTGCGCCGCGGATGGTCCGGCCGCCGGCGGACTTGACGGTCTCGGCAGTGGTGTCGAACAACTTCGATCCGGACGTCAGTGTCTTGAGGAAGGCAGCCTCCTCACCGACGGACACGTTGAGAATGCGGTCGAATCCCGCTACCAACTCGGGGTAGGACTCGGCCATCGTGTCGCGGACGACGGTGATCAGTTGAGCCATGACTTGATCGGGCGCACCGAGAAGCCGTGCCGATCGGACGATGCGGCGGAGAAGTCGGCGCAGCACGTAGCCGCGACCGTCGTTGCCGGGGTTCACACCGTCGGAGATCAGCAACGCTGCTGTTCGTGCATGGTCGGCGATAACCCGGAATCGGACATCATCGTCATGGTCGGTGCCGTACCGTCGACCGCTCAGTTCTTCGGCCTTGGCGATGACCGGACGCACCAGGTCGGTTTCGTACACGTTGTCGACACCCTGAAGAAGGAATGCGACGCGTTCCACGCCCATGCCGGTGTCGATGTTCTGCTTCGGCAGCGGGCCCAGAATTTCGAAGTCGTCCTTGCTGATTCCCTGTCCACGCTCGTTCTGCATGAAGACGAGGTTCCAGATTTCGATGTACCGGTCCTCGTCGGCCTCGGGACCTCCATCGACTCCGAATTCGGGACCGCGGTCGTAGTAGATCTCCGAACAGGGACCACATGGTCCGGGAATCCCCATCGACCAGTAGTTGTCGACCATTCCCCGTCGCTGAATGCGCTCGTCGGGAATTCCGGCGATTTCCTTCCACAACTCGATGGCTTCGTCATCGTCCAGATACGCGGTGACCCAGATCCGCTCCGGGTCGAACCCGTAGCCACCGGCCTCGACGCTTCCGGTGAGCAGGGACCACGCGTGCGAGATCGCGTCACGCTTGAAGTAGTCACCGAAGGAGAAATTTCCGGCCATCTGGAAGAAGGTGTTGTGGCGCGTCGTGATTCCGACGTTCTCGATATCCAGTGTGCGGACGCACTTCTGAACACTGGTCGCCCGCGCGAAGGGCGGGGTCTGCTGACCGAGGAAGTACGGAACGAACTGCACCATGCCCGCATTGACGAACAGCAGGTTCGGGTCGTCGAGCACCAACGAGGCGCTTGGGACTTCGGTGTGCCCAGCTTTCACGAAGTGGTCGAGGAAACGCCTGCGGATGTCATGGGTCTGCACAGGTACAGGTTAACGCGCGCCGGCTACGCCTCGTGCAGTCCCCACGAACGGCGACGATCTACGCTCAGCTACCCCGCACTATTCGACGGAGCTTGCCCACTCTGGGGCCGATCTCGCGCTCGACGCCGTGATCGGTCGGCTCGTAGTAGTCGACGCCGACGAGCTCGTCGGGTGGATACTGCTGCCGCAGCACCCCACCTGGATCGTTGTGCGGGTATTTGTATCCGACCGCATTGCCGAGCCCTTCGGCGCCCTTGTAGTGACCGTCTCTCAGGTGCGGTGGGACTGCGCCGGACTTTCCAGCGGACACGTCGGCCATGGCTGCGCCGAGTGCAGCGATGACAGCTCCTGATTTGGGTGCCGTCGCCAGGTGAATGGTTGCCTGCGCCAGCGCCAGCCGAGCTTCGGGCATACCGATCATCTGTACGGCGGTCGCCGCTGCGGTCGCGGTCTGAAGTGCAGTCGGATCTGCCATACCGACGTCTTCACTCGCGTGCACCACGAGCCGCCGGGCGATGAAGCGAGGGTCCTCACCCGCCGTGATCATGCGCGCCAAGTAGTGCAATGCGGCGTCGACATCCGAGCCACGGATCGACTTGATGAACGCACTGATCACGTCGTAGTGCTGATCGCCGTCGCGGTCGTAGCGGACAGCAGCCTTGTCGACACTGGCTTCGACCGTCGCCAAGTCGAGTGTCGATCCGGTTGCCGCTCCCGCAGCGGCTTCGAGCGCGGTCAGTGCGCGTCGAGCATCTCCGGCAGCGAGCCGTACCAGATGCTCCATCGCATCCTCAGCGATCGACACCGCACCGTTCAGCCCACGGGGATCGTTGGCCGCGCGGGTGAGCAGCACTTCGATGTCCGCGGAGCTCAGAGGATGCAACTGCAACACGAGAGAACGAGACAGAAGCGGTGAGACCACCGAGAACGACGGATTTTCCGTCGTCGCTGCGACCAGCAGCACGATCCGATTCTCTACCGCAGCGAG is part of the Rhodococcus sovatensis genome and encodes:
- the alaS gene encoding alanine--tRNA ligase, producing MQTHDIRRRFLDHFVKAGHTEVPSASLVLDDPNLLFVNAGMVQFVPYFLGQQTPPFARATSVQKCVRTLDIENVGITTRHNTFFQMAGNFSFGDYFKRDAISHAWSLLTGSVEAGGYGFDPERIWVTAYLDDDEAIELWKEIAGIPDERIQRRGMVDNYWSMGIPGPCGPCSEIYYDRGPEFGVDGGPEADEDRYIEIWNLVFMQNERGQGISKDDFEILGPLPKQNIDTGMGVERVAFLLQGVDNVYETDLVRPVIAKAEELSGRRYGTDHDDDVRFRVIADHARTAALLISDGVNPGNDGRGYVLRRLLRRIVRSARLLGAPDQVMAQLITVVRDTMAESYPELVAGFDRILNVSVGEEAAFLKTLTSGSKLFDTTAETVKSAGGRTIRGADAFALHDTYGFPIDLTLEMASEAGLTVDEAGFRALMAEQRQRAKDDARSRKHAHTDLSVYKDFVDRGATEFTGFEELSTEATVLALISGGVRVPTATAGESVEVILDRSPLYAESGGQIADIGSITAPGLAVKVNDVQKIAKKVWTHKVTVESGQVTEGDIVRVDVDPAWRKGATQGHSGTHMVHAALRQVLGPNATQAGSLNKPGYLRFDFSWQGGLSETQRNDIEAVTNDAIGADYAVNTSVTDLDSAKAMGAMALFGENYGDEVRVVEIGGPFSMELCGGTHVQHSSQIGPVTLLGESSVGSGIRRVEAFVGLDSYRYLAKERALLAGVASSLKVPTDEVPARIETLVEKLRQAEKELEAVKAASVSASAGDLLGGAERIGSVRAVIATAPDGVGGNELRGLASDLRGRMGNDPAVVVLFGSVDGKVPFVVSANTAAQDAGVKAGELVASFGPAIGGRGGGKGDSAQGSGSNPDGVAEAMTAVRARIADVATT
- a CDS encoding A24 family peptidase — its product is MAWTLVADGNVAVVLFSMWCVWLSWIDVVSRRLPNALTGIGAVSLLAYSYAIDAALAALSGAVLLSCCYLAVHLCLPAAFGAGDVKLAFTLGGVAALAGTDAWVAAALIAPLLTGAAGIALMATGRGNATVPHGPSMCAATLLASAVVPT
- a CDS encoding endolytic transglycosylase MltG encodes the protein MNNRQYEDEAHTDPIGYRTGEGSEFHRAVHSAEPAEVGRSRAATRHARAAVSRKRRGRILGVVLGLIVVLVVAGGGFFVFDRLSGGPAAPDDFAAGSSGDSVVVRVHPGDTAQQIGAEAVEKGVVASADAFMGAAVQNADIASVQPGYYLMPSNIPASQAVNTLVDPSARVGSVVISEGRQLHDARDVNTDAVKKGIYTLLSEASCIDTTGSGTPTCISYDEFNAAGGVDDPSALGVPDWASDRVRGVPDRDRQLEGLIAAGSWDIDPSASASDILRQLVSESAQTYEDTGILTAGADSGLDPYQTLVAASLVERESLPADFSKVARVIVNRLAEPQKLEFDSTVNYSLDTTEVATTDADRATVTPWNTYAMEGLPASPIASPSVAAVEAVEAPADGDWLYFVTINQAGETLFTRSYDEHLANIGKVEAGFLDSGR
- the ruvX gene encoding Holliday junction resolvase RuvX, with product MNDSAPRPAVSSAPDRPGADDPGPGRRIGIDVGSVRIGVASSDPGGILATPVETVPRTKAKGSRSPDVLRVASIVEEYDAVEIVVGLPRTLRGESGSAVDAAAGFARALAKQVPGIPIRMADERLTTVTATRALRESGVRAKSQRGVIDQAAAVAILQGWLDERSSHLAAQKNLAEQGHIPEVGE
- a CDS encoding replication-associated recombination protein A, which encodes MSTGFGAGFDNEADEHGLFDAPEDAANGSTSGATHLDEPSAQSRPYVRPEAPLAVRMRPMTLDEVVGQGHLLAPGAPLRRLVDGSGASSVMLYGPPGTGKTTLASLISGATGRKFEALSALSAGVKEVRGVIDLARRRLTAGEQTVLFIDEVHRFSKTQQDALLAAVENRIVLLVAATTENPSFSVVSPLLSRSLVLQLHPLSSADIEVLLTRAANDPRGLNGAVSIAEDAMEHLVRLAAGDARRALTALEAAAGAATGSTLDLATVEASVDKAAVRYDRDGDQHYDVISAFIKSIRGSDVDAALHYLARMITAGEDPRFIARRLVVHASEDVGMADPTALQTATAAATAVQMIGMPEARLALAQATIHLATAPKSGAVIAALGAAMADVSAGKSGAVPPHLRDGHYKGAEGLGNAVGYKYPHNDPGGVLRQQYPPDELVGVDYYEPTDHGVEREIGPRVGKLRRIVRGS
- a CDS encoding shikimate dehydrogenase codes for the protein MHAAVLGSPIEHSKSPLLHRAAYAALGLTGWTYERIECTAQELPHLVGGLGPDWIGLSVTMPDKVAALEFADERTDRAVLAGSANTLVRTTRGWRADCTDVDGVSGALVENGVLDLSGSAVTVVGAGGTSRPALIALAGLGAASVTVVARSVERARETLACAEAVGLVTEFLQMDDPSLADVAARSSVLVSTVPAAGAAPCASALGHAPIVLDAIYDPWPTPLADAVHARGGQVVSGLAMLLNQAYGQVEQFTGYPAPKEWMRAAIATR
- the aroC gene encoding chorismate synthase, with translation MLRWITAGESHGPALVSVLEGMIAGVEVTSEDIANQLARRRLGYGRGARMKFEADKVTIIGGVRHGLTMGGPIAIEVGNTEWPKWEQVMSSDPVDESVLADLARNSPLTRPRPGHADYSGMLKYGFDDARPVLERASARETAARVAIGTVARRFLKQAFGVDVVSHVISIGASDPYVGPPPSGEDLDVIDASPVRAFDKAAEESMIAEIESAKRDGDTLGGIVEVVVHGLPVGLGSFVSGERRLDSRLAAALMGIQAIKGVEVGDGFETARRRGSAAHDEITPGPDGILRSTNRAGGLEGGMTNGEALRIRAAMKPISTVPRALATVDMTTGEEAVAIHQRSDVCAVPAAGVVAETMVALVVAQAALEKFGGDSLAETTSNVDHYVKGTAARPPR